A region of Liolophura sinensis isolate JHLJ2023 chromosome 8, CUHK_Ljap_v2, whole genome shotgun sequence DNA encodes the following proteins:
- the LOC135472280 gene encoding inverted formin-2-like isoform X2 — MACGGAKKAMASFFRKALARFQAFAAEETTSEEESDDEDVFEDVDEDYDHTLGSSLPSTSPPDVSGTSVDGDPGGSSAGARPKANVSFGPDTSAIEAAPAAAKKGGVAKRPYSRTHSWKSRITQTLSHVDFDKCEPEICVGLLKLPSMSTYSALKKKMKSADGTWVEGFLEAGGLNALLEYVDMIGSKRVNQLSEALLLLECVACIKCVLNTKLGVDYLVNHEDYTTKLVKALDTNNVMVKKQVIELLSALCLYSPDGYRLAVEALESFKAAKKQRYRFSLIMNELKGADIVPYKTTLLAFINCIIVATENLEERMRIRNEFVGLDLLDLIVDMRNEDDDDLNIQCDVFEEEKQCDDDTFASTHSSGIDITNHQDVFNAIFQKVYNTPQADAFLTILQTLLNIDPEDDLSVSQWDLLQEVSRRTLLLDKETPPDKLLARMAAPTITVPHPSVERSVQTDVNTKAVVWNKSPQAGLVNGRSDSGYTSDGSPDHHISSQNQLMDMRQTNGVLSHKEHVEAVVQSQTSTLNSAEPFKPKTSEKSDTDVGAVVNGISPAIPPPPPLPNSVNDSHTISDIPSPPEAPSLPGVPPPPPAPPLRDAPGIPPPPPPAPPLPGAPGIPPAPPLPGALGIPPPPPIPGMNGFEGAPPPPPPPPLPGMSGVPPPPPIPGTGPPPPPPPPPIPGGGPPPPPPVPGAPGAPPPPPVPGYRPANLTFQSPTRIAGISTPTPSTKLRTFNWTKVPPQALSRGDHSVWQEVLIMDDKVQVKYDTIEKLFSQQKVEKAVQQEKAKKKEPTEVTLLDMKRSMGVNIFLRQFKMSHKEIVEMIKEGDEQKIGPERLKGLQKLLPQADEIEMINNYEGDKERLGSAEKFFYHLSKLNGYRMRVDGMVLKDEFRSTMDVLKPDVQTVIKACEQLMESASLKEFLRFVLHTGNFLNAGGYAGNAVGFKISSLNKLMDTRANKPRVTLLHFLVSEAEKENKEVINFAEELLPVITPAARLTVDGLSSDMNQLNNSVKKLESQIENQNSDIKDQFSQFLQGGIVELEEVQKGLNNIRELSKKLAQHFCENENSFKVEECLVNFKVFCEKLQQCKKENDQRRIQEEKAEKRKKEREALVKANKGKPIQAPVEEDGCIIDKLLGDIRKGTKLRKRAPPVTPVPVKPEAVATESTC; from the exons ATGGCGTGCGGTGGT GCTAAGAAGGCTATGGCGAGCTTTTTCCGAAAGGCCCTGGCCCGTTTCCAGGCGTTCGCCGCTGAAGAGACCACATCAGAAGAAGAATCAGATGATGAAGACGTTTTCGAGGATGTCGATGAGGATTACGACCACACACTGGGCTCGTCTTTACCGTCGACCTCACCCCCAGATGTGAGCGGGACCAGTGTGGACGGAGATCCCGGAGGTTCAAGCGCCGGTGCTCGACCGAAAGCCAATGTCAGTTTTGGGCCCGACACCTCCGCCATCGAGGCTGCCCCGGCGGCTGCTAAGAAAGGCGGTGTTGCCAAACGGCCGTACAGTAGGACTCATTCTTGGAAGAGCAGAATAACCCAAACTCTGTCCCATGTGGATTTTGACAAATGCGAACCGGAGATTTGTGTGGGACTTCTGAAACTGCCGTCTATGTCAACGTACTCGGCACTCAAGAAGAAAATGAAGAGTGCTGATGGGACATGGGTTGAGGGCTTTCTGGAGGCGGGTGGATTGAACGCCCTTTTGGAGTATGTAGACATGATCGGGAGTAAAAGGGTAAACCAGCTATCGGAGGCTTTGCTTCTACTGGAATGCGTAGCGTGTATCAAGTGTGTTCTGAACACCAAACTGGGCGTGGATTATCTGGTGAACCATGAGGACTACACCACCAAGCTGGTCAAAG CTCTGGACACTAACAATGTGATGGTGAAAAAGCAAGTGATAGAGCTGCTCTCGGCGCTCTGCCTGTACTCGCCGGATGGTTACAGACTCGCTGTGGAGGCCCTAGAGAGCTTCAAG GCAGCCAAAAAACAACGGTACCGCTTTAGCCTGATCATGAACGAGTTGAAAGGTGCGGACATTGTACCATATAAAACCACGCTCCTAGCCTTCATCAACTGTATCATAGTGGCGACTGAGAACCTAGAGGAACGCATGAGGATTCGAAATGAGTTTGTTG GCCTGGATTTGCTGGATCTGATCGTGGACATGCGCAATGAAGACGATGATGATTTGAATATTCAGTGTGACGTGTTTGAGGAAGAGAAGCAGTGTGATGACGACACGTTCGCCAGCACGCACTCAAGCGGCATTGACATAACAAATCATCAAGATGTGTTTAATGCTATCTTCCAGAAG gtatacaaCACCCCTCAAGCAGACGCCTTCCTTACAATCCTTCAGACATTACTCAACATCGATCCGGAGGATGACTTAAG TGTTAGTCAGTGGGACCTGCTCCAGGAAGTGTCACGACGTACTTTACTACTGGATAAAGAGACTCCCCCGGACAAACTGCTGGCCCGCATGGCAGCTCCCACCATTACTGTGCCACATCCGTCAGTTGAGAGATCCGTGCAAACCGATGTAAATACAAAGGCCGTGGTGTGGAATAAAAGCCCCCAGGCGGGACTGGTGAACGGTCGGTCAGACTCTGGGTATACGAGTGACGGTAGCCCGGACCACCATATCTCCAGCCAGAACCAGTTGATGGATATGAGACAAACAAATGGGGTTCTCAGTCACAAGGAGCATGTAGAGGCCGTTGTCCAGTCACAGACAAGCACACTGAATTCAGCTGAACCTTTCAAACCAAAGACCAGTGAAAAATCAGACACTGACGTTGGTGCCGTCGTGAACGGTATATCACCAGCGATACCGCCGCCCCCACCTCTCCCCAATTCTGTGAATGATAGTCACACTATTTCTGACATTCCGTCGCCACCAGAAGCTCCATCACTGCCTGGTGTACCGCCACCTCCTCCGGCACCACCTCTTCGGGATGCTCCGGGCATCCCACCCCCGCCTCCTCCTGCACCACCTCTTCCGGGCGCTCCGGGCATCCCACCAGCTCCACCACTCCCTGGTGCTCTTGGCATACCACCGCCGCCACCAATACCCGGCATGAACGGATTTGAAGGTGCACCGCCTCCTCCGCCCCCACCGCCACTACCCGGCATGTCAGGTGTGCCCCCACCACCTCCAATCCCTGGCACTGGCCCACCACCGCCGCCACCACCTCCACCAATTCCAGGCGGAGGCCCACCTCCGCCACCACCGGTACCGGGAGCCCCAGGCGCTCCCCCTCCGCCACCTGTCCCAGGGTACAGACCAGCAAATCTCACATTCCAGTCACCTACCAGAATCGCTGGCATCTCCACACCGACTCCATCCACCAAGCTGAGGACATTTAACTGGACCAAGGTTCCCCCACAAGCTCTGTCCC GTGGTGATCACAGCGTATGGCAAGAAGTTCTTATTATGGATGATAAAGTACAGGTTAAGTACGACACCATTGAGAAACTCTTCAGTCAACAGAAGGTAGAAAAGGCCGTTCAACAGGAGAAAGCAAAAAAGAAGGAACCAACCGAG GTGACCCTGCTAGACATGAAGAGAAGCATGGGGGTGAACATTTTCCTGAGGCAGTTTAAAATGTCTCATAAAGAAATCGTAGAAATGATCAAAGAAGGAGATGAGCAGAAGATTGGACCGGAAAGACTGAAGGGTTTACAAAAGCTGCTGCCCCAGGCTGATGAG aTCGAGATGATAAATAATTATGAGGGAGACAAAGAACGATTAGGAAGTGCCGAAAAGTTTTTCTACCACCTGTCCAAGTTGAATGGCTACAGAATGCGGGTGGATGGGATGGTGCTAAAGGACGAGTTCCGGTCCACTATGGACGTCCTCAAACCTGACGTACAGACAGTCATCAAGGCCTGCGAGCAATTAATGGAAAGTGCTTCTCTAAAAGAGTTCCTTCGATTTGTGCTCCACACCGGCAACTTTCTCAACGCT GGCGGGTATGCCGGTAATGCCGTGGGCTTTAAAATCAGTTCCCTGAACAAGCTGATGGACACACGGGCAAACAAGCCTCGAGTTACTCTGCTACACTTCCTAGTCTCTGAGGCCGAGAAGGAAAACAAAGAGGTGATCAACTTTGCGGAGGAATTGTTACCCGTCATTACTCCAGCCGCCAG GTTAACAGTGGACGGTTTGTCATCCGACATGAATCAGCTCAATAACTCTGTCAAAAAGTTGGAGTCCCAGATAGAGAATCAAAATAGTGACATCAAAGACCAGTTCAGTCAGTTTCTTCAG GGTGGTATTGTAGAGTTGGAAGAGGTGCAAAAAGGGCTGAACAACATTCGGGAATTGTCAAAAAAACTTGCCCAACATTTCTGcgaaaatgaaaacagttttaaagttgAGGAATGTTTAGTCAACTTCAAAGTTTTCTGCGAAAAACTACAGCAGTGTAAAAAG GAAAACGACCAGCGAAGAATACAGGAGGAAAAAGCTGAAAAGaggaaaaaagagagagaagctCTGGTGAAAGCTAACAAAG GTAAGCCGATCCAAGCCCCAGTGGAGGAAGACGGTTGTATCATTGACAAGCTCCTCGGGGATATTCGAAAAGGAACCAAGCTGCGGAAACGCGCTCCGCCTGTGACTCCCGTACCGGTGAAACCGGAAGCTGTCGCCACGGAATCGACGTGTTAA
- the LOC135472280 gene encoding inverted formin-2-like isoform X1, which yields MVALIFCLITLLMCVGMGYLCPENDSPRQVVIVVVVVVFVSGTAILTGSKTAKKAMASFFRKALARFQAFAAEETTSEEESDDEDVFEDVDEDYDHTLGSSLPSTSPPDVSGTSVDGDPGGSSAGARPKANVSFGPDTSAIEAAPAAAKKGGVAKRPYSRTHSWKSRITQTLSHVDFDKCEPEICVGLLKLPSMSTYSALKKKMKSADGTWVEGFLEAGGLNALLEYVDMIGSKRVNQLSEALLLLECVACIKCVLNTKLGVDYLVNHEDYTTKLVKALDTNNVMVKKQVIELLSALCLYSPDGYRLAVEALESFKAAKKQRYRFSLIMNELKGADIVPYKTTLLAFINCIIVATENLEERMRIRNEFVGLDLLDLIVDMRNEDDDDLNIQCDVFEEEKQCDDDTFASTHSSGIDITNHQDVFNAIFQKVYNTPQADAFLTILQTLLNIDPEDDLSVSQWDLLQEVSRRTLLLDKETPPDKLLARMAAPTITVPHPSVERSVQTDVNTKAVVWNKSPQAGLVNGRSDSGYTSDGSPDHHISSQNQLMDMRQTNGVLSHKEHVEAVVQSQTSTLNSAEPFKPKTSEKSDTDVGAVVNGISPAIPPPPPLPNSVNDSHTISDIPSPPEAPSLPGVPPPPPAPPLRDAPGIPPPPPPAPPLPGAPGIPPAPPLPGALGIPPPPPIPGMNGFEGAPPPPPPPPLPGMSGVPPPPPIPGTGPPPPPPPPPIPGGGPPPPPPVPGAPGAPPPPPVPGYRPANLTFQSPTRIAGISTPTPSTKLRTFNWTKVPPQALSRGDHSVWQEVLIMDDKVQVKYDTIEKLFSQQKVEKAVQQEKAKKKEPTEVTLLDMKRSMGVNIFLRQFKMSHKEIVEMIKEGDEQKIGPERLKGLQKLLPQADEIEMINNYEGDKERLGSAEKFFYHLSKLNGYRMRVDGMVLKDEFRSTMDVLKPDVQTVIKACEQLMESASLKEFLRFVLHTGNFLNAGGYAGNAVGFKISSLNKLMDTRANKPRVTLLHFLVSEAEKENKEVINFAEELLPVITPAARLTVDGLSSDMNQLNNSVKKLESQIENQNSDIKDQFSQFLQGGIVELEEVQKGLNNIRELSKKLAQHFCENENSFKVEECLVNFKVFCEKLQQCKKENDQRRIQEEKAEKRKKEREALVKANKGKPIQAPVEEDGCIIDKLLGDIRKGTKLRKRAPPVTPVPVKPEAVATESTC from the exons GCTAAGAAGGCTATGGCGAGCTTTTTCCGAAAGGCCCTGGCCCGTTTCCAGGCGTTCGCCGCTGAAGAGACCACATCAGAAGAAGAATCAGATGATGAAGACGTTTTCGAGGATGTCGATGAGGATTACGACCACACACTGGGCTCGTCTTTACCGTCGACCTCACCCCCAGATGTGAGCGGGACCAGTGTGGACGGAGATCCCGGAGGTTCAAGCGCCGGTGCTCGACCGAAAGCCAATGTCAGTTTTGGGCCCGACACCTCCGCCATCGAGGCTGCCCCGGCGGCTGCTAAGAAAGGCGGTGTTGCCAAACGGCCGTACAGTAGGACTCATTCTTGGAAGAGCAGAATAACCCAAACTCTGTCCCATGTGGATTTTGACAAATGCGAACCGGAGATTTGTGTGGGACTTCTGAAACTGCCGTCTATGTCAACGTACTCGGCACTCAAGAAGAAAATGAAGAGTGCTGATGGGACATGGGTTGAGGGCTTTCTGGAGGCGGGTGGATTGAACGCCCTTTTGGAGTATGTAGACATGATCGGGAGTAAAAGGGTAAACCAGCTATCGGAGGCTTTGCTTCTACTGGAATGCGTAGCGTGTATCAAGTGTGTTCTGAACACCAAACTGGGCGTGGATTATCTGGTGAACCATGAGGACTACACCACCAAGCTGGTCAAAG CTCTGGACACTAACAATGTGATGGTGAAAAAGCAAGTGATAGAGCTGCTCTCGGCGCTCTGCCTGTACTCGCCGGATGGTTACAGACTCGCTGTGGAGGCCCTAGAGAGCTTCAAG GCAGCCAAAAAACAACGGTACCGCTTTAGCCTGATCATGAACGAGTTGAAAGGTGCGGACATTGTACCATATAAAACCACGCTCCTAGCCTTCATCAACTGTATCATAGTGGCGACTGAGAACCTAGAGGAACGCATGAGGATTCGAAATGAGTTTGTTG GCCTGGATTTGCTGGATCTGATCGTGGACATGCGCAATGAAGACGATGATGATTTGAATATTCAGTGTGACGTGTTTGAGGAAGAGAAGCAGTGTGATGACGACACGTTCGCCAGCACGCACTCAAGCGGCATTGACATAACAAATCATCAAGATGTGTTTAATGCTATCTTCCAGAAG gtatacaaCACCCCTCAAGCAGACGCCTTCCTTACAATCCTTCAGACATTACTCAACATCGATCCGGAGGATGACTTAAG TGTTAGTCAGTGGGACCTGCTCCAGGAAGTGTCACGACGTACTTTACTACTGGATAAAGAGACTCCCCCGGACAAACTGCTGGCCCGCATGGCAGCTCCCACCATTACTGTGCCACATCCGTCAGTTGAGAGATCCGTGCAAACCGATGTAAATACAAAGGCCGTGGTGTGGAATAAAAGCCCCCAGGCGGGACTGGTGAACGGTCGGTCAGACTCTGGGTATACGAGTGACGGTAGCCCGGACCACCATATCTCCAGCCAGAACCAGTTGATGGATATGAGACAAACAAATGGGGTTCTCAGTCACAAGGAGCATGTAGAGGCCGTTGTCCAGTCACAGACAAGCACACTGAATTCAGCTGAACCTTTCAAACCAAAGACCAGTGAAAAATCAGACACTGACGTTGGTGCCGTCGTGAACGGTATATCACCAGCGATACCGCCGCCCCCACCTCTCCCCAATTCTGTGAATGATAGTCACACTATTTCTGACATTCCGTCGCCACCAGAAGCTCCATCACTGCCTGGTGTACCGCCACCTCCTCCGGCACCACCTCTTCGGGATGCTCCGGGCATCCCACCCCCGCCTCCTCCTGCACCACCTCTTCCGGGCGCTCCGGGCATCCCACCAGCTCCACCACTCCCTGGTGCTCTTGGCATACCACCGCCGCCACCAATACCCGGCATGAACGGATTTGAAGGTGCACCGCCTCCTCCGCCCCCACCGCCACTACCCGGCATGTCAGGTGTGCCCCCACCACCTCCAATCCCTGGCACTGGCCCACCACCGCCGCCACCACCTCCACCAATTCCAGGCGGAGGCCCACCTCCGCCACCACCGGTACCGGGAGCCCCAGGCGCTCCCCCTCCGCCACCTGTCCCAGGGTACAGACCAGCAAATCTCACATTCCAGTCACCTACCAGAATCGCTGGCATCTCCACACCGACTCCATCCACCAAGCTGAGGACATTTAACTGGACCAAGGTTCCCCCACAAGCTCTGTCCC GTGGTGATCACAGCGTATGGCAAGAAGTTCTTATTATGGATGATAAAGTACAGGTTAAGTACGACACCATTGAGAAACTCTTCAGTCAACAGAAGGTAGAAAAGGCCGTTCAACAGGAGAAAGCAAAAAAGAAGGAACCAACCGAG GTGACCCTGCTAGACATGAAGAGAAGCATGGGGGTGAACATTTTCCTGAGGCAGTTTAAAATGTCTCATAAAGAAATCGTAGAAATGATCAAAGAAGGAGATGAGCAGAAGATTGGACCGGAAAGACTGAAGGGTTTACAAAAGCTGCTGCCCCAGGCTGATGAG aTCGAGATGATAAATAATTATGAGGGAGACAAAGAACGATTAGGAAGTGCCGAAAAGTTTTTCTACCACCTGTCCAAGTTGAATGGCTACAGAATGCGGGTGGATGGGATGGTGCTAAAGGACGAGTTCCGGTCCACTATGGACGTCCTCAAACCTGACGTACAGACAGTCATCAAGGCCTGCGAGCAATTAATGGAAAGTGCTTCTCTAAAAGAGTTCCTTCGATTTGTGCTCCACACCGGCAACTTTCTCAACGCT GGCGGGTATGCCGGTAATGCCGTGGGCTTTAAAATCAGTTCCCTGAACAAGCTGATGGACACACGGGCAAACAAGCCTCGAGTTACTCTGCTACACTTCCTAGTCTCTGAGGCCGAGAAGGAAAACAAAGAGGTGATCAACTTTGCGGAGGAATTGTTACCCGTCATTACTCCAGCCGCCAG GTTAACAGTGGACGGTTTGTCATCCGACATGAATCAGCTCAATAACTCTGTCAAAAAGTTGGAGTCCCAGATAGAGAATCAAAATAGTGACATCAAAGACCAGTTCAGTCAGTTTCTTCAG GGTGGTATTGTAGAGTTGGAAGAGGTGCAAAAAGGGCTGAACAACATTCGGGAATTGTCAAAAAAACTTGCCCAACATTTCTGcgaaaatgaaaacagttttaaagttgAGGAATGTTTAGTCAACTTCAAAGTTTTCTGCGAAAAACTACAGCAGTGTAAAAAG GAAAACGACCAGCGAAGAATACAGGAGGAAAAAGCTGAAAAGaggaaaaaagagagagaagctCTGGTGAAAGCTAACAAAG GTAAGCCGATCCAAGCCCCAGTGGAGGAAGACGGTTGTATCATTGACAAGCTCCTCGGGGATATTCGAAAAGGAACCAAGCTGCGGAAACGCGCTCCGCCTGTGACTCCCGTACCGGTGAAACCGGAAGCTGTCGCCACGGAATCGACGTGTTAA
- the LOC135472280 gene encoding inverted formin-2-like isoform X3, whose protein sequence is MASFFRKALARFQAFAAEETTSEEESDDEDVFEDVDEDYDHTLGSSLPSTSPPDVSGTSVDGDPGGSSAGARPKANVSFGPDTSAIEAAPAAAKKGGVAKRPYSRTHSWKSRITQTLSHVDFDKCEPEICVGLLKLPSMSTYSALKKKMKSADGTWVEGFLEAGGLNALLEYVDMIGSKRVNQLSEALLLLECVACIKCVLNTKLGVDYLVNHEDYTTKLVKALDTNNVMVKKQVIELLSALCLYSPDGYRLAVEALESFKAAKKQRYRFSLIMNELKGADIVPYKTTLLAFINCIIVATENLEERMRIRNEFVGLDLLDLIVDMRNEDDDDLNIQCDVFEEEKQCDDDTFASTHSSGIDITNHQDVFNAIFQKVYNTPQADAFLTILQTLLNIDPEDDLSVSQWDLLQEVSRRTLLLDKETPPDKLLARMAAPTITVPHPSVERSVQTDVNTKAVVWNKSPQAGLVNGRSDSGYTSDGSPDHHISSQNQLMDMRQTNGVLSHKEHVEAVVQSQTSTLNSAEPFKPKTSEKSDTDVGAVVNGISPAIPPPPPLPNSVNDSHTISDIPSPPEAPSLPGVPPPPPAPPLRDAPGIPPPPPPAPPLPGAPGIPPAPPLPGALGIPPPPPIPGMNGFEGAPPPPPPPPLPGMSGVPPPPPIPGTGPPPPPPPPPIPGGGPPPPPPVPGAPGAPPPPPVPGYRPANLTFQSPTRIAGISTPTPSTKLRTFNWTKVPPQALSRGDHSVWQEVLIMDDKVQVKYDTIEKLFSQQKVEKAVQQEKAKKKEPTEVTLLDMKRSMGVNIFLRQFKMSHKEIVEMIKEGDEQKIGPERLKGLQKLLPQADEIEMINNYEGDKERLGSAEKFFYHLSKLNGYRMRVDGMVLKDEFRSTMDVLKPDVQTVIKACEQLMESASLKEFLRFVLHTGNFLNAGGYAGNAVGFKISSLNKLMDTRANKPRVTLLHFLVSEAEKENKEVINFAEELLPVITPAARLTVDGLSSDMNQLNNSVKKLESQIENQNSDIKDQFSQFLQGGIVELEEVQKGLNNIRELSKKLAQHFCENENSFKVEECLVNFKVFCEKLQQCKKENDQRRIQEEKAEKRKKEREALVKANKGKPIQAPVEEDGCIIDKLLGDIRKGTKLRKRAPPVTPVPVKPEAVATESTC, encoded by the exons ATGGCGAGCTTTTTCCGAAAGGCCCTGGCCCGTTTCCAGGCGTTCGCCGCTGAAGAGACCACATCAGAAGAAGAATCAGATGATGAAGACGTTTTCGAGGATGTCGATGAGGATTACGACCACACACTGGGCTCGTCTTTACCGTCGACCTCACCCCCAGATGTGAGCGGGACCAGTGTGGACGGAGATCCCGGAGGTTCAAGCGCCGGTGCTCGACCGAAAGCCAATGTCAGTTTTGGGCCCGACACCTCCGCCATCGAGGCTGCCCCGGCGGCTGCTAAGAAAGGCGGTGTTGCCAAACGGCCGTACAGTAGGACTCATTCTTGGAAGAGCAGAATAACCCAAACTCTGTCCCATGTGGATTTTGACAAATGCGAACCGGAGATTTGTGTGGGACTTCTGAAACTGCCGTCTATGTCAACGTACTCGGCACTCAAGAAGAAAATGAAGAGTGCTGATGGGACATGGGTTGAGGGCTTTCTGGAGGCGGGTGGATTGAACGCCCTTTTGGAGTATGTAGACATGATCGGGAGTAAAAGGGTAAACCAGCTATCGGAGGCTTTGCTTCTACTGGAATGCGTAGCGTGTATCAAGTGTGTTCTGAACACCAAACTGGGCGTGGATTATCTGGTGAACCATGAGGACTACACCACCAAGCTGGTCAAAG CTCTGGACACTAACAATGTGATGGTGAAAAAGCAAGTGATAGAGCTGCTCTCGGCGCTCTGCCTGTACTCGCCGGATGGTTACAGACTCGCTGTGGAGGCCCTAGAGAGCTTCAAG GCAGCCAAAAAACAACGGTACCGCTTTAGCCTGATCATGAACGAGTTGAAAGGTGCGGACATTGTACCATATAAAACCACGCTCCTAGCCTTCATCAACTGTATCATAGTGGCGACTGAGAACCTAGAGGAACGCATGAGGATTCGAAATGAGTTTGTTG GCCTGGATTTGCTGGATCTGATCGTGGACATGCGCAATGAAGACGATGATGATTTGAATATTCAGTGTGACGTGTTTGAGGAAGAGAAGCAGTGTGATGACGACACGTTCGCCAGCACGCACTCAAGCGGCATTGACATAACAAATCATCAAGATGTGTTTAATGCTATCTTCCAGAAG gtatacaaCACCCCTCAAGCAGACGCCTTCCTTACAATCCTTCAGACATTACTCAACATCGATCCGGAGGATGACTTAAG TGTTAGTCAGTGGGACCTGCTCCAGGAAGTGTCACGACGTACTTTACTACTGGATAAAGAGACTCCCCCGGACAAACTGCTGGCCCGCATGGCAGCTCCCACCATTACTGTGCCACATCCGTCAGTTGAGAGATCCGTGCAAACCGATGTAAATACAAAGGCCGTGGTGTGGAATAAAAGCCCCCAGGCGGGACTGGTGAACGGTCGGTCAGACTCTGGGTATACGAGTGACGGTAGCCCGGACCACCATATCTCCAGCCAGAACCAGTTGATGGATATGAGACAAACAAATGGGGTTCTCAGTCACAAGGAGCATGTAGAGGCCGTTGTCCAGTCACAGACAAGCACACTGAATTCAGCTGAACCTTTCAAACCAAAGACCAGTGAAAAATCAGACACTGACGTTGGTGCCGTCGTGAACGGTATATCACCAGCGATACCGCCGCCCCCACCTCTCCCCAATTCTGTGAATGATAGTCACACTATTTCTGACATTCCGTCGCCACCAGAAGCTCCATCACTGCCTGGTGTACCGCCACCTCCTCCGGCACCACCTCTTCGGGATGCTCCGGGCATCCCACCCCCGCCTCCTCCTGCACCACCTCTTCCGGGCGCTCCGGGCATCCCACCAGCTCCACCACTCCCTGGTGCTCTTGGCATACCACCGCCGCCACCAATACCCGGCATGAACGGATTTGAAGGTGCACCGCCTCCTCCGCCCCCACCGCCACTACCCGGCATGTCAGGTGTGCCCCCACCACCTCCAATCCCTGGCACTGGCCCACCACCGCCGCCACCACCTCCACCAATTCCAGGCGGAGGCCCACCTCCGCCACCACCGGTACCGGGAGCCCCAGGCGCTCCCCCTCCGCCACCTGTCCCAGGGTACAGACCAGCAAATCTCACATTCCAGTCACCTACCAGAATCGCTGGCATCTCCACACCGACTCCATCCACCAAGCTGAGGACATTTAACTGGACCAAGGTTCCCCCACAAGCTCTGTCCC GTGGTGATCACAGCGTATGGCAAGAAGTTCTTATTATGGATGATAAAGTACAGGTTAAGTACGACACCATTGAGAAACTCTTCAGTCAACAGAAGGTAGAAAAGGCCGTTCAACAGGAGAAAGCAAAAAAGAAGGAACCAACCGAG GTGACCCTGCTAGACATGAAGAGAAGCATGGGGGTGAACATTTTCCTGAGGCAGTTTAAAATGTCTCATAAAGAAATCGTAGAAATGATCAAAGAAGGAGATGAGCAGAAGATTGGACCGGAAAGACTGAAGGGTTTACAAAAGCTGCTGCCCCAGGCTGATGAG aTCGAGATGATAAATAATTATGAGGGAGACAAAGAACGATTAGGAAGTGCCGAAAAGTTTTTCTACCACCTGTCCAAGTTGAATGGCTACAGAATGCGGGTGGATGGGATGGTGCTAAAGGACGAGTTCCGGTCCACTATGGACGTCCTCAAACCTGACGTACAGACAGTCATCAAGGCCTGCGAGCAATTAATGGAAAGTGCTTCTCTAAAAGAGTTCCTTCGATTTGTGCTCCACACCGGCAACTTTCTCAACGCT GGCGGGTATGCCGGTAATGCCGTGGGCTTTAAAATCAGTTCCCTGAACAAGCTGATGGACACACGGGCAAACAAGCCTCGAGTTACTCTGCTACACTTCCTAGTCTCTGAGGCCGAGAAGGAAAACAAAGAGGTGATCAACTTTGCGGAGGAATTGTTACCCGTCATTACTCCAGCCGCCAG GTTAACAGTGGACGGTTTGTCATCCGACATGAATCAGCTCAATAACTCTGTCAAAAAGTTGGAGTCCCAGATAGAGAATCAAAATAGTGACATCAAAGACCAGTTCAGTCAGTTTCTTCAG GGTGGTATTGTAGAGTTGGAAGAGGTGCAAAAAGGGCTGAACAACATTCGGGAATTGTCAAAAAAACTTGCCCAACATTTCTGcgaaaatgaaaacagttttaaagttgAGGAATGTTTAGTCAACTTCAAAGTTTTCTGCGAAAAACTACAGCAGTGTAAAAAG GAAAACGACCAGCGAAGAATACAGGAGGAAAAAGCTGAAAAGaggaaaaaagagagagaagctCTGGTGAAAGCTAACAAAG GTAAGCCGATCCAAGCCCCAGTGGAGGAAGACGGTTGTATCATTGACAAGCTCCTCGGGGATATTCGAAAAGGAACCAAGCTGCGGAAACGCGCTCCGCCTGTGACTCCCGTACCGGTGAAACCGGAAGCTGTCGCCACGGAATCGACGTGTTAA